From the genome of Gemmatimonadaceae bacterium:
GCGCATCCGGTGAGGGTTCATCGTCGTGGCTCAACACTCGCCAGAGCGCCACGGCCGTTGCGCGAACGTTCACGCGGTCGCCATCGCGCGTCGATCGTGCCACCAATTCCCACAACAGCACGGCCAGCGCCGGGAAGTACAGTGAATACGCATACGGCACGGCCTGCTCGACGTAATTCGCGTCGCCGCGGGCGACGACTCGCCACCACACGAAGAACACGCCGAAGCTCCAGATCGACATCAGCAAGGACTGTTTGAGCGTTCGCGGTACCAGCCAGAGCAGCAGCTGGTCATAGAAGAACAAGGCTTGCGGCACGATGCTCATGATCGCCAGCAGGCGCCCCTCCGGACGGCGCCACGAAAGCAGTGACGCGGCAAGCAGGAAGCCGCCGGGACGCAGCAACGGTACGAATTTCTCTTCGCGATGCGACACATTGGCCAACCATTCGATAGGCCAGCGCGGCATGACGACCAGGCTGATCACCAACAGCGCGATCGCGCCGAACACGGCGCGCCTTGATGGCCTGGCGCCAAATACCGCGAGCCCGATGTTGGGCTTGGCAGAGACGATGAAGCCGACGGTCGGAATGAGGGCGGCCGCGACCAGCATCGGCGACCATTGGCCCAGTGAAAGCGCCAACAGGAAGGGCGCCGACAAAAAGAGTGGCAGACGATCCGCCCCCGTCCGCGCCAGTCCATACGCGGCCAGTCCGGCGGACAGCCCGATGAAAACGCCACCGGCCACAGCCAGCGGCAGCAGAGCGAAGGGAATCAGGAGTAGCAGAGCCGGCAGTGGATACAGCGTGGGATCGTGACCAGGATTCGCGGGACCCTCGGCGATCACCGTGTATGGATCGCCGCCGTCGAGCAGGGTTCTGGCCGCCGACCAGTAGTGAAAGAAGTCCGAGGGGGCATCCGGGCGACTCAGGAAGACCCACGCACACAGGCCGCTCACGATGGCCGTGGCGAGCGCAATCTGGAGCGACCGCCGGGCCGCCAAAGGCCGCCCCGCGGTCCAGTCGCGGAGATTCACGGTGGATATCCAACTCGTCTTATCACTATCCATATTCTGGAAATCGCTTCTGTTCGTGTGGGATGAGATCGACAAGTGCGTGGCATGCACGCAACTATGGGCGAGCAAGCCTCACCAATGTGTCGTTCAAGAGAGGCTGAAAGCGGGAAGGGACTCAGCGCGTGGCTGATCGTCCAAAGGGTTCCGTAACACGTTGAATAGAAATACTTTAAATGGTATCGGACGAGGTCATTTGAAGGCGACTGACCGCGATCGATTGAGCGCACTGCATGGTATACGCTCGACTAGGTGCCACTGTCACGTTATTTGCTTCTAGGGGATCTAGATCGTTTGGACTAGCAAGAGCGCAGTAGTGACCGTCATTCGCCTTCATCACCTTCGGAGAACATCGTATGAACCTCGTTCGCAAGTTCCTCAAGTCTGACGACGCCATCGCCGTCACTGAGTACGCGCTCCTGATCGCGCTGGTCGCGGTCGTGCTGGTCGCGGTCGTGTTGGCGTTCGGCACCGGTATCAGCTCCTGGTTCAAGAAGAAGACCGATTCGATCACGACCGTCTAAGTCATCGGCCATCTGAATGAACGGCATTCGGAGGAGCGTTTTCCGGTAGATTCACCATGAATGTTGGACGAGGTGGTGCACTACTTTTCGAAGGTAGTGCACCACTCGTTGTTTCCGCCCTGACAGACACCGAAATTCGTCCCCGAGTCTTGGGGAACGCGGAGCAGCGCATTCGTATGTTTGGAGTGACCGCGTACGGCCCTTGGTGGGGAGCACTTTTTACCGGGTTGCTCTTGGTAGCCTGCGTCACCGACGTTCGGGCCCGACGAATCCCGAACGCCCTAGTGGTGGTTATCCTCCTCTCGGGCGTGGCGTTCTCTGTCTCGACGTGGCCGCTGTCGGTGGCCCTCCTCCGCAGTGTGGAAGGGGTCGGACTGGGCTTCGCCATCTGGGTCGCGTTCTGGCTGCTAGGGATGCTCGGTGCCGGAGACGTCAAGTTCTTTGCGGCGGCCGGAGCGTGGCTGGGACCGGGACCAACCTGGCGTGCCGCCTTGATCGCGGCGCTGCTTGGTGGCGTACTGGCTGTCTTCACGCTTTTGCGCCAGCGTCGTCTGCAGGCCGGAGTGGAGCGCACGGCTCTTGCGTTATCATCTCGCTCGTTGGGCGTCCTTGGTGCAACGGGCGACGACCGGCCGGGACTGAAACGGCACCTGCCGTATGGTGTCGCTCTGGCCGGTGGTGCGCTCGTGGCAGCGTGGTTTCCGAAAATCTTGGCATAGGAGCCGGTATGCGCTGGATGCGGAGTCGATGGCGTGCCTTTCGGAACCAGCAACACGGCGCCGCCGTTGTCGAGTTCGCGCTTGTCGTGCCCATCTTTTTCCTGCTGGTGTGGGGCGGGTTGAGCTTCTCACGGGCGTACCAGCGACTGAACGTCCTGACCGGCGCGTTGCGCGAAGGCGCCCGATACGGCGCGACATTGAGTGCCGGGACCATCGGGGCCGTAGAGGACTCTGCCAGAGCCCGAATCACTATCTATTCGACGGCCTTCGGATTTCCGGTGGACCCGAATCAGGTCACGGCAGCGCTGGTTGGCAACGAGGTGCGGGTCAGCGTCACGAATTACCCATTGTTCGCCGATCTGACCGGATTCAGCGTGCTCAGCACCATTACAGTCACTCGGCAGGCCATTTTTCGTTGGGAACGTTCGTAGAATACAATCGCATTGGGGCGTTCGTCGGTCTCCAGGAGACACCGTAGCACATGGCCATTCGCAGGTATTCATCTGTTCTGATCGCATCGCTTTTCGTCGCCGCCATCGCGACGTATTTGGTGTTTCGGTACATCAATGCCAGCACGGCGCGTAATCAGATCGCGACGCGCCCCGTGGTGGTCGCTGCCAAGGACATCGCCGAGGGTGCCGAAATCCAGGAAGCCGACGTACGCGTTGAGCAGTGGCCCGAACCCGTGGTTCCCGAGAACGCGTTCGAGACCCCCGTGCGGGTGAGCGGACGCGTGTCACATGTGGCCATCTATGCGGGCGAGGCAATCGTGCCGGGTCGGCTGGCTCCCGAAGGCGCGGCGCCAGGGCTGGAAGCCAAGATCACCCCGGGAAAGCGGGCGATGGGGGTGCGTATCAATGATGTGTCGGGCATGAACGGCATGATCCAGCCCAACAGTCGCGTGGACATCCTGCTCACCCTCGGGGCGAGCAGCACGGGTGAACCGCGATCGGCCAAGCTGTTCATGGAGAACATGCGCGTACTGGCCATGGGTGCTGAGGTGACCCGCGGGGCCGACGGACGCGTAACGCCAAGTGGAGTGGCCACGATTGAGGTGACCCCGGAAGAGTCGGAACTGCTGGCCGTTGCCACCGCGCGCGGACAAATCCAGCTCGTGTTGCGGGGATTCTCCGAAGCCGGTGATGCGAACGCCAGGAAGTCCAATACCAGCAACGCCGCCGCCATGTTGCGCGAGACGGTACCGACGCCGCCGCCGCCGGCCGCCCGTCCGGCACCGCGCACGTCGACACCGGCACCGCGGGCCGAACCCATTGTGCCATCGGTACCAGTCCCCGTGGTAAAGGCTCCCGCAGTACCGGATTCGCTGACCGTGCAGGTGTGGCGAGGGGCCAAACGACAGGATGAAAAGCTCAAGAAGGACACCATCAAACGCGACACAATCCGGCCCTGAACCTGACGCCGTCTGTTCGTCAGTCTTAGGCCGCACTGCACGGAGAAATCGCTTGACCACACCAATCATGAATCGACTACATCGGGTCGCGCGCCGCGTGGCTGTCCTGGCGGTGTTCCTGTTCGCCAATCCGGCGCGGGCCCAGCTGGCTGACACGCCCGTCAAACCGCTGTCGTTGTCTGTCGGCCGCGCTTATCCGCTACGCACCGACGAAAATGTCACCAAGGTGTCGATCGCACTGCCGGATATCGCCGACGTGGTGGTGATTTCCGCCCGGGAAGTCCTGATCAACGCCATGAAACTTGGCGAGACCGACGCCATCCTCTGGTTTGCCGACGGGACCCGCGCGCACTATCGGATTACCGTGCATTCACCGTCCGATCGCAAGCAAATCGCGATCGGCGTGAAATTCGCCGAAGTGCGTCGCGACGCGCTACGCAACCTCGGCGTGTCCGCCGTCTGGCGTGACAAGAGCACGCGCACCGGTACGGGCATCTTCAATACCGATCAACCCATCGACAGGACCACGGGCGACGTCACGCTGCCGTCGTCGGCACGATTCCTGACCGTGTTGTCCGACCTGGGCACGACCAGTGTGCTCGCCTTCCTCGATGCCGAAGAACAGCGCGGCAACGCACGCCTGTTGGCTGAACCCAACATCATCGCCGGCAATCTCGAATCCGCCTCGTTCCTCGCTGGCGGCGAAGTGCCGGTGCCCGTCGTGCAAGGCGGGGGCGCCGGGGGCGCCAACAACGGCATCACCATCCAGTATCGCGAGTTCGGCATACGACTGTCATTCGTGGCCGAAATCATCAGCGACAGCCTGATCAAGCTCATTTTTACGCCGGAAGTTTCGAGTCTCGATTTTTCGAATGGCGTGGTGCTGTCCGGGTTCCGCATTCCGGCATTTCGCACCCGTCGCATTACCAGCACGCTCGACGTGCGTCGCGATCAGAGTTTGATTGTGTCTGGTCTGTTCTCTGACGATGAGCAGAGGGTGCGCAGCGGCGTGCCCTTGCTCAAGGACATCCCCATTCTCGGTGCCTTGTTTTCGAGCTCATCCTTCCAGCGCAACGAATCCGAGCTGGTGGTGGTCGTGACGCCGGTCCTCATCGATCCGATGAATCCGCGTGAACAGGATCTGGTGCGGTCCAAACCGGATACGACACGACCGGCCATGGATGCGCTCAAGAAGCGTCTTCCGCCCACCAAGAAACCGTGATCGGCATTCGCATGG
Proteins encoded in this window:
- a CDS encoding Flp family type IVb pilin; this translates as MNLVRKFLKSDDAIAVTEYALLIALVAVVLVAVVLAFGTGISSWFKKKTDSITTV
- a CDS encoding prepilin peptidase, which codes for MVACVTDVRARRIPNALVVVILLSGVAFSVSTWPLSVALLRSVEGVGLGFAIWVAFWLLGMLGAGDVKFFAAAGAWLGPGPTWRAALIAALLGGVLAVFTLLRQRRLQAGVERTALALSSRSLGVLGATGDDRPGLKRHLPYGVALAGGALVAAWFPKILA
- a CDS encoding pilus assembly protein gives rise to the protein MRWMRSRWRAFRNQQHGAAVVEFALVVPIFFLLVWGGLSFSRAYQRLNVLTGALREGARYGATLSAGTIGAVEDSARARITIYSTAFGFPVDPNQVTAALVGNEVRVSVTNYPLFADLTGFSVLSTITVTRQAIFRWERS
- the cpaB gene encoding Flp pilus assembly protein CpaB encodes the protein MAIRRYSSVLIASLFVAAIATYLVFRYINASTARNQIATRPVVVAAKDIAEGAEIQEADVRVEQWPEPVVPENAFETPVRVSGRVSHVAIYAGEAIVPGRLAPEGAAPGLEAKITPGKRAMGVRINDVSGMNGMIQPNSRVDILLTLGASSTGEPRSAKLFMENMRVLAMGAEVTRGADGRVTPSGVATIEVTPEESELLAVATARGQIQLVLRGFSEAGDANARKSNTSNAAAMLRETVPTPPPPAARPAPRTSTPAPRAEPIVPSVPVPVVKAPAVPDSLTVQVWRGAKRQDEKLKKDTIKRDTIRP
- a CDS encoding pilus assembly protein N-terminal domain-containing protein, encoding MTTPIMNRLHRVARRVAVLAVFLFANPARAQLADTPVKPLSLSVGRAYPLRTDENVTKVSIALPDIADVVVISAREVLINAMKLGETDAILWFADGTRAHYRITVHSPSDRKQIAIGVKFAEVRRDALRNLGVSAVWRDKSTRTGTGIFNTDQPIDRTTGDVTLPSSARFLTVLSDLGTTSVLAFLDAEEQRGNARLLAEPNIIAGNLESASFLAGGEVPVPVVQGGGAGGANNGITIQYREFGIRLSFVAEIISDSLIKLIFTPEVSSLDFSNGVVLSGFRIPAFRTRRITSTLDVRRDQSLIVSGLFSDDEQRVRSGVPLLKDIPILGALFSSSSFQRNESELVVVVTPVLIDPMNPREQDLVRSKPDTTRPAMDALKKRLPPTKKP